The following are encoded together in the Corticium candelabrum chromosome 1, ooCorCand1.1, whole genome shotgun sequence genome:
- the LOC134185985 gene encoding uncharacterized protein K02A2.6-like, which produces MQDGQIVLLGLLLMCFFSWRHKDLLTVVEGLVLRGHQIVIPKSMRKEMLKLSHDGHLGIVKTKKQAQQSVWWPHMNSQLELTVSNSMTSARFASEQRKELLCITPIPPSGKLGANLFKVEEMHFLVVADYYSRYPEVKQLTGTKSTDNGLQFVSDDFKNFRRTYQFMLVTSSPRHPQGNGQAEKIVGTAKALIKKVWQAGEDPHLGLLAYRATEHEATGMSPGQLLMERKLQTTMPSIACQLIPHCG; this is translated from the exons ATGCAGGATGGCCAAATTGTGTTACTCGGGTTGCTGCttatgtgtttcttttcttggAGACATAAGGATTTATTGACTGTGGTTGAGGGTTTAGTGTTGAGAGGACATCAGATAGTTATTCCCAAGTCTATGAGAAAAGAGATGCTTAAGCTGTCACATGATGGGCATTTGGGAATAGTAAAGACCAAAAAACAAGCACAACAGTCAGTGTGGTGGCCACACATGAACAGCCAGTTAGAGTTAACAGTTTCCAACTCTATGACAAGTGCAAGATTTGCAAGTGAGCAGAGGAAAGAGCTACTCTGCATTACTCCAATTCCACCTTCGGGAAAATTGGGTGCAAATTTATTCAAAGTAGAAGAGATGCATTTTCTAGTAGTTGCTGACTATTACTCGAGGTATCCGGAAGTTAAACAGCTCACTGGAACTAAATCAACGG ATAATGGACTACAGTTTGTGAGTGATGACTTTAAGAACTTCAGAAGGACTTATCAGTTTATGCTTGTAACATCATCTCCTAGACATCCACAAGGAAATGGACAGGCAGAAAAGATTGTGGGGACTGCCAAAGCCCTGATTAAGAAGGTCTGGCAGGCAGGAGAAGATCCACACTTGGGATTGTTAGCATATAGAGCTACAGAACATGAAGCCACTGGAATGTCTCCTGGTCAATTGCTAATGGAGAGGAAGTTGCAAACAACCATGCCATCTATTGCTTGTCAATTGATTCCACATTGTGGATAA